A window of Reinekea marina contains these coding sequences:
- the murC gene encoding UDP-N-acetylmuramate--L-alanine ligase: MTLMNEKAAGFPIPEMRRIRRIHFIGIGGVGMCGIAEVLLNQGYEISGTDIKASVTTDRLTALGMVINFGHKEAYVIGADVVVVSSAIDPENEEIKWATAHRIPVVRRAEMLAELMRYRHGIAIAGAHGKTTTTSLMASVMTGEDFDPTFIIGGKLNSAGSNARLGTSRYLVAEADESDASFLHLQPMTAIVTNIDADHMSTYEGDFEKLKNAYVEFLHNVPFYGLVVLCSDDANIQSIMPRINRPVLTFGLNEGADVRAVNIRKQGLVTLFTVTRPNLPDLEIELKMPGDHNVLNALAVITVATDEGVKDDDIVNGLKNFDGVGRRFQVNGNFDTPKGQVMLVDDYGHHPRELSVTFDAIKTGWPERRLVAVFQPHRYSRTRDLYEDFVEVLSQVDVLILLDIYSAGEDPIPGADGRSLCRSIRQRGRVDPIFVEDKESIFSVLTDVLQDGDLLLTQGAGDVGALSLRIANSQLGFNVND, translated from the coding sequence ATGACACTAATGAACGAAAAAGCAGCTGGCTTTCCTATACCTGAAATGCGCCGCATCCGTCGAATACATTTTATCGGTATTGGTGGCGTGGGCATGTGTGGCATTGCAGAAGTGCTGTTAAACCAAGGCTACGAAATTTCTGGAACCGATATTAAAGCCAGTGTCACAACCGATCGTTTAACGGCTTTAGGTATGGTGATTAATTTTGGTCACAAAGAAGCCTATGTTATTGGTGCTGATGTCGTGGTTGTCTCATCGGCCATTGATCCTGAAAATGAGGAAATTAAATGGGCGACGGCTCATAGAATACCTGTTGTTCGTCGAGCTGAAATGCTTGCAGAGCTTATGCGTTATCGGCACGGTATTGCCATAGCCGGTGCACACGGAAAGACTACAACAACATCGCTGATGGCTTCGGTCATGACGGGAGAAGACTTTGACCCAACTTTTATCATCGGTGGCAAGTTAAACAGTGCCGGTTCCAACGCGCGTTTAGGTACAAGCCGCTACTTGGTTGCTGAAGCCGATGAAAGCGATGCGTCTTTTTTGCACTTGCAACCTATGACAGCCATTGTGACAAACATTGATGCAGACCATATGAGTACTTACGAAGGCGATTTCGAAAAACTCAAGAACGCCTACGTAGAGTTTTTACATAACGTTCCTTTTTACGGGCTTGTTGTTTTGTGTTCTGACGATGCCAATATTCAGTCAATCATGCCCCGCATCAATCGTCCTGTGCTTACTTTTGGGTTGAACGAAGGTGCCGATGTTCGTGCGGTAAATATTCGTAAACAAGGGTTAGTGACTTTGTTTACGGTGACTCGACCCAATTTACCGGATTTGGAAATTGAACTAAAGATGCCGGGCGATCATAACGTGTTGAATGCCCTTGCCGTCATTACCGTTGCTACAGACGAAGGCGTTAAAGACGACGATATTGTGAATGGGTTGAAAAATTTCGATGGCGTGGGGCGACGATTCCAAGTCAATGGAAATTTCGATACGCCTAAAGGGCAGGTCATGTTAGTGGATGATTATGGTCATCACCCACGAGAATTATCGGTTACATTTGATGCCATTAAAACCGGATGGCCTGAGCGGCGTTTGGTGGCTGTTTTTCAACCGCATCGATACTCAAGAACACGAGATCTGTATGAAGATTTTGTAGAAGTATTATCTCAAGTTGATGTTCTTATTTTATTAGATATCTACAGTGCCGGCGAAGATCCTATTCCGGGCGCCGATGGTCGCAGTTTATGTCGAAGTATTCGCCAACGTGGTCGAGTGGATCCAATTTTTGTTGAAGACAAAGAAAGTATTTTTTCTGTACTAACCGATGTTTTACAAGATGGTGATTTGTTGCTCACTCAGGGCGCTGGTGATGTAGGTGCATTGTCTTTAAGAATAGCAAACAGCCAATTGGGGTTTAACGTAAATGACTAA
- the murG gene encoding undecaprenyldiphospho-muramoylpentapeptide beta-N-acetylglucosaminyltransferase, producing the protein MKVMIMAGGTGGHIFPANAVADALKERGMDVHWLGSIRGMEQSIVEKLGYPFHGLPVSAWHGGKLRKLMTPINLLRSLWVCYGLFRKQKPDVVVGFGGYPSAPGGLMASMLNIPLVLHEQNGTPGLTNKKLAHRASMVLQAFPNTFAGQYPVVGNPVRKALASMTKPSLRKQSPSGALNVLVLGGSLGAQAINELMPKAAALLKEPVNVWHQTGRGKKASVQDQYTSGNAKVTEFIDDMAEAYRWADVVVARSGASTVSEIAAVGLPALFVPYPWHGDKQQYRNAEWLCNENCAQWIEQSELTPKVLAEKITDWQRNREGLIAQADKAWHLGIRDSAEIMVEYIVKATQGKQA; encoded by the coding sequence ATGAAAGTTATGATTATGGCCGGTGGTACGGGGGGGCATATATTCCCTGCAAACGCCGTTGCCGATGCATTAAAAGAACGAGGTATGGATGTACATTGGTTGGGCTCAATTCGTGGTATGGAGCAATCCATTGTCGAGAAATTAGGCTATCCGTTCCATGGTTTACCGGTATCAGCCTGGCATGGAGGAAAGCTTAGGAAACTCATGACGCCGATTAATTTATTGCGATCATTGTGGGTTTGCTATGGCTTGTTTAGAAAGCAAAAGCCAGATGTCGTTGTTGGGTTTGGTGGCTATCCATCTGCACCAGGTGGGTTGATGGCAAGCATGCTTAATATTCCTCTGGTTTTGCATGAACAAAATGGAACACCTGGCCTTACGAATAAAAAATTAGCTCATCGCGCCAGTATGGTATTGCAAGCTTTTCCAAATACTTTTGCAGGGCAATACCCAGTGGTTGGAAATCCGGTTCGAAAGGCATTGGCCAGTATGACTAAGCCATCGTTACGCAAGCAAAGCCCTTCAGGTGCTTTGAATGTATTGGTCTTGGGCGGTTCGCTTGGTGCGCAGGCCATTAATGAATTGATGCCGAAAGCCGCGGCTTTACTAAAAGAACCTGTAAACGTATGGCATCAAACGGGTCGAGGAAAGAAGGCGTCTGTCCAAGATCAATATACATCAGGAAACGCAAAGGTAACCGAATTTATTGACGACATGGCCGAAGCATACCGTTGGGCTGATGTTGTCGTCGCACGCAGTGGCGCGTCGACTGTGTCGGAAATAGCTGCAGTGGGTTTACCCGCTTTATTTGTTCCGTACCCTTGGCATGGCGATAAACAGCAGTATAGGAACGCAGAATGGTTGTGTAACGAGAATTGCGCACAATGGATAGAGCAATCAGAACTAACACCAAAGGTGTTGGCTGAAAAAATAACTGACTGGCAACGAAATAGAGAGGGCCTAATCGCGCAGGCAGATAAAGCTTGGCATTTGGGTATCAGAGACTCCGCAGAAATTATGGTTGAATACATTGTTAAAGCTACACAGGGGAAGCAAGCATGA
- the ftsW gene encoding putative lipid II flippase FtsW yields the protein MTAQSRIPLVTDRLSGSFQPLWQPERVLLGSCAALLLFGVVMIGSAGVDVSQNMFGVPYHFVLRHSIYLMMGLFFAAIVTVIPVSVWQKASPLLLLFAFLLLSIVLVPGIGQEIKGSRRWIDIGPIGFQPSELGKVAMILYVGAYLVRRRDEVISSWSGFLKPVFVLSLMLALLLLEPDFGSVVVVMGTILGMLFLGGVKPGQFFLAMVAACGAVGIMAFSQSYRVIRLMAFLDPWAPENVYGSGYQLTQSLIAFGRGEWFGVGLGNSMQKLFYLPEAHNDFIVAIIAEELGLFGVLGLLAVYALMIHRIFKIGRLAELKNNLFGGFICYGIGILFSLQAFINIGVNTGLLPTKGLTLPFISAGGTSLIVSMGLIAIVNRVYGETLSLASAKGGK from the coding sequence ATGACGGCGCAATCTCGTATCCCTTTAGTGACAGATCGCTTATCAGGATCATTTCAACCGCTTTGGCAACCAGAGCGAGTTTTGCTTGGTAGTTGTGCGGCTCTGTTATTGTTTGGTGTTGTAATGATCGGTTCAGCCGGTGTTGATGTTAGCCAAAATATGTTCGGTGTACCTTATCATTTTGTTTTACGACACAGTATTTATTTGATGATGGGATTGTTCTTTGCCGCGATTGTTACTGTTATACCGGTTTCAGTGTGGCAAAAAGCCAGCCCTCTGCTGTTACTCTTTGCTTTTTTATTATTATCGATTGTATTAGTGCCCGGCATTGGTCAAGAAATTAAAGGCAGTCGTCGTTGGATCGACATAGGGCCTATCGGGTTTCAGCCTTCTGAGCTGGGTAAAGTGGCCATGATCTTATATGTTGGGGCTTACTTAGTTAGACGTCGTGATGAAGTCATCAGTAGCTGGTCTGGTTTTCTAAAACCAGTATTTGTACTGAGCTTAATGTTAGCGCTGCTGTTATTAGAACCAGACTTTGGTTCCGTTGTTGTTGTCATGGGCACTATTCTAGGTATGTTATTTCTAGGGGGGGTAAAGCCGGGTCAATTCTTCTTGGCTATGGTCGCAGCATGCGGGGCCGTGGGTATTATGGCTTTTTCTCAAAGCTATCGAGTCATTCGACTCATGGCTTTTTTAGACCCTTGGGCACCTGAGAATGTTTATGGCAGTGGTTACCAGTTAACGCAGTCTCTGATTGCGTTTGGTCGCGGTGAATGGTTTGGCGTGGGCTTAGGTAATTCTATGCAAAAACTTTTTTACCTTCCCGAAGCACATAATGACTTTATTGTGGCCATTATTGCAGAAGAATTAGGATTATTCGGAGTGCTTGGGTTACTTGCCGTTTATGCACTGATGATTCATAGAATCTTTAAAATTGGTCGCTTAGCAGAGCTAAAAAATAATTTATTTGGCGGTTTCATATGTTACGGCATTGGCATTTTGTTTAGTTTACAAGCGTTTATTAATATCGGCGTAAACACCGGTTTGCTGCCAACCAAAGGCTTAACGTTACCTTTTATCAGCGCGGGCGGAACCAGCTTAATTGTCAGCATGGGGTTAATTGCCATTGTAAATCGAGTTTATGGTGAAACGCTTTCTTTAGCTTCGGCTAAGGGGGGTAAATGA
- the murD gene encoding UDP-N-acetylmuramoyl-L-alanine--D-glutamate ligase has translation MSLIAADKHYCVVGLGMTGVSCVRYLAARGKSFSVIDSRQNPPGLDEITRDFPDVTVLTGRFDEAFLARANTLVMSPGVALATPEIQTAIKNGAQVTSDIELFLSEFSGQVIAITGSNAKSTVTRWMGLALENGNKKALIGGNIGNAVLDHVDEAFDVAVLELSSFQLELLPKLNADVACVLNISEDHLDRYDSMAHYQQAKQRIYFGTQHAVFNRADVMTAPLVPDSVKVTSFALDEPDLNQYGVRLENNQRVICKGFESIMTVNELALPGEHNIANAMAVIALADAVDNDRQATISALKTFSGLPHRCEEVGTIDGVRYFNDSKSTNVGSTLAAINGLGKPEKNIVLLLGGQGKNQDFSPLVNAVAAVCKKVICFGEDGEALSRLISGSLLVETMNQALDLAKTIAESGEIVLLSPACASFDQFKNFEARGNEFVTWVETAK, from the coding sequence ATGAGTTTAATCGCAGCAGACAAACATTATTGTGTTGTAGGGTTGGGCATGACCGGGGTTTCCTGTGTGCGTTATCTAGCTGCGCGCGGAAAATCTTTCTCCGTTATCGACAGTCGCCAAAACCCACCAGGATTAGACGAAATTACTCGTGATTTCCCAGATGTTACGGTATTAACGGGGCGGTTTGACGAAGCTTTTCTGGCTCGTGCTAATACCCTAGTAATGAGTCCTGGTGTTGCCTTGGCTACGCCAGAAATTCAAACAGCCATTAAAAATGGCGCGCAAGTAACCAGCGATATTGAACTATTTTTAAGTGAATTTTCTGGTCAGGTGATCGCTATTACTGGTTCGAATGCAAAATCGACAGTAACGCGCTGGATGGGGCTGGCCTTAGAGAATGGAAATAAGAAAGCCTTAATAGGTGGCAATATAGGCAATGCTGTTTTAGATCATGTTGATGAAGCCTTCGATGTTGCAGTGCTCGAGTTATCTAGTTTTCAATTAGAGTTGTTACCTAAGCTGAACGCAGACGTAGCTTGCGTGCTGAATATCAGCGAAGATCATTTAGATCGATACGACTCAATGGCGCACTATCAACAAGCCAAACAGCGAATCTATTTCGGCACACAGCATGCGGTGTTTAACAGGGCCGATGTTATGACCGCGCCGTTAGTGCCTGATTCTGTAAAAGTGACTTCGTTTGCATTGGATGAGCCAGACCTAAATCAATATGGCGTACGGTTAGAGAACAACCAGCGCGTGATATGCAAAGGGTTTGAATCCATAATGACAGTGAACGAACTGGCTTTGCCTGGTGAGCATAACATTGCCAATGCTATGGCGGTTATTGCGCTGGCCGATGCTGTTGATAATGATAGGCAAGCCACGATATCTGCGTTAAAAACATTTTCTGGTTTACCACATCGCTGTGAAGAAGTGGGTACCATTGACGGTGTTCGCTATTTTAATGATTCTAAATCGACCAACGTTGGATCAACCCTTGCTGCAATTAATGGGCTAGGAAAACCTGAGAAAAATATTGTCCTTTTATTAGGTGGGCAAGGAAAAAATCAAGACTTTAGTCCGCTCGTAAATGCCGTGGCGGCAGTTTGCAAAAAAGTAATCTGTTTTGGTGAAGATGGTGAAGCATTGAGCCGTCTTATTAGCGGAAGTTTGTTGGTCGAGACAATGAATCAAGCATTAGACTTAGCAAAAACTATTGCCGAATCTGGAGAAATCGTCTTATTGTCGCCAGCTTGCGCTAGCTTTGATCAGTTCAAAAATTTTGAAGCGCGTGGCAATGAATTTGTTACTTGGGTGGAGACTGCAAAATGA
- the mraY gene encoding phospho-N-acetylmuramoyl-pentapeptide-transferase, with product MFVWLTPYLIQFDAGFSVLQYLTLRAIFSVLTALGVSLLLGPRLIRTLKKYQIGQAVRSDGPQSHLTKAGTPTMGGALIIISIIVSTLLWADLSNQYVWVTILVTAGFAWIGWVDDYRKVVHRNSKGLSARYKYFWQSAIGLAAAVFLFSCAETPNQTTLFVPFFKDIAIPLGLSFIVLSYFVIVGTSNAVNLTDGLDGLAILPTVLVGGALGVFAYATGHSVFSDYLQIPYVAGVGELIVFCAALVGAGLGFLWFNTYPAQVFMGDVGSLSLGAALGVIAVVVRQELVLFIMGGVFVAETLSVILQVASFKLTGKRIFRMAPLHHHFELKGWPEPRVIVRFWIITVFLVLVGLATLKIR from the coding sequence ATGTTCGTTTGGCTAACACCATACTTAATTCAATTCGATGCAGGCTTTAGTGTATTGCAGTACTTAACACTACGAGCGATTTTTAGTGTGCTTACTGCACTGGGTGTTTCGTTGTTGTTAGGTCCTAGATTAATTCGAACATTGAAAAAGTATCAAATTGGACAAGCTGTTCGCAGCGATGGTCCTCAGTCGCATTTAACTAAAGCGGGTACCCCTACTATGGGTGGCGCGCTCATCATTATTTCTATAATAGTATCAACATTACTCTGGGCTGACTTAAGTAATCAATATGTATGGGTAACCATTTTAGTGACTGCGGGTTTTGCTTGGATCGGTTGGGTTGATGACTATCGAAAAGTTGTTCATCGAAACAGTAAGGGCTTATCAGCCCGTTATAAGTATTTTTGGCAATCGGCTATTGGTTTGGCGGCAGCAGTATTTCTATTTAGTTGTGCTGAAACACCGAATCAAACCACTTTGTTTGTTCCGTTTTTTAAAGACATTGCAATTCCGCTCGGTCTTTCTTTCATAGTGCTCTCATACTTTGTGATCGTCGGCACATCGAATGCGGTAAATCTAACAGATGGGCTAGATGGCTTAGCTATATTACCCACTGTGTTAGTGGGCGGTGCACTTGGTGTGTTTGCCTACGCAACCGGACATTCTGTGTTCTCAGATTATTTGCAAATTCCTTATGTAGCCGGAGTGGGCGAGTTGATTGTGTTTTGCGCTGCGCTAGTCGGTGCCGGTTTAGGTTTCTTATGGTTTAACACATACCCAGCGCAGGTTTTTATGGGTGATGTTGGCTCACTTAGCTTGGGTGCTGCTTTGGGTGTTATTGCCGTTGTAGTTAGACAAGAGCTGGTTCTGTTTATTATGGGTGGTGTCTTTGTCGCTGAAACGCTGTCGGTAATTTTGCAAGTTGCTTCATTTAAGTTAACAGGAAAGCGAATATTCAGAATGGCGCCTTTGCATCACCATTTTGAATTAAAAGGGTGGCCAGAGCCTCGTGTGATTGTCCGTTTTTGGATCATCACCGTGTTTTTGGTTTTAGTCGGTTTAGCAACGTTGAAGATTCGTTAA
- a CDS encoding UDP-N-acetylmuramoyl-tripeptide--D-alanyl-D-alanine ligase, translating into MWSNPTLSSLATAASGTLKGNDSSIGNASTDTRTLKKGDVYFALQGPSFDGHQYIDVATAKGASALVVSQPIESELPVVLVKDTRKALGFLAQLIRNAFEGQVIALTGSVGKTSTRAMLKEILSMQPGLLSTHGNFNNDIGVPKTWFELSDQHQRVLLEMGANAQGEIDWLCQISKPHISLLLNAGESHTEGFGGLEGVRKAKGEIIEGTDMEGGCVLNQDDPHFGQWLKRAGDRKVVSFGRHTDADVCLLNFSSNALGSEFTLGLPDGDISVNWPMYGLHMAMNAAAAAATAWLAGVSSLDIAEGLSNMKPEPGRLQPLDSTYGGPLIHDAYNANPVSYKAAIDVLADLGEDTILVAGDMAELGDESDSHHRAIGQYARGKVKQIFTVGHHAHLISESFGGQHFSNHSELIAQLSSQLDSSTAVLVKGSRSAGMERVVDVLKRIN; encoded by the coding sequence ATGTGGAGTAACCCGACACTTTCTAGTTTAGCAACAGCCGCCAGTGGCACCCTGAAAGGTAACGATAGTTCCATTGGCAATGCTTCTACAGACACAAGAACACTTAAAAAAGGCGATGTTTATTTTGCATTGCAAGGACCTAGCTTCGATGGTCATCAATACATTGATGTCGCCACTGCGAAGGGTGCAAGTGCCTTGGTGGTTTCTCAGCCAATTGAGTCCGAATTGCCCGTAGTACTGGTAAAAGACACTCGTAAAGCGCTTGGCTTTTTAGCTCAACTTATTCGTAATGCATTTGAAGGCCAAGTGATTGCGCTTACGGGCAGTGTTGGTAAGACATCGACCCGAGCCATGTTAAAAGAAATTTTATCGATGCAGCCTGGCTTATTGTCAACGCATGGGAATTTTAATAACGATATAGGCGTGCCAAAAACTTGGTTTGAATTATCAGATCAGCACCAGCGTGTATTGTTAGAGATGGGCGCGAATGCTCAAGGTGAGATTGACTGGTTATGTCAAATTTCAAAACCGCATATTAGTTTACTTTTAAATGCGGGAGAGTCTCATACTGAAGGTTTCGGCGGTCTAGAAGGCGTTCGTAAAGCCAAGGGTGAAATTATTGAAGGCACCGACATGGAAGGTGGGTGCGTTTTAAATCAGGACGATCCGCATTTTGGTCAATGGTTGAAACGAGCAGGCGATCGCAAAGTCGTAAGCTTTGGTCGCCACACAGACGCCGATGTTTGCTTATTAAATTTTTCATCAAATGCGCTGGGCAGTGAGTTTACACTAGGGCTGCCCGATGGTGATATTTCAGTGAACTGGCCAATGTATGGTTTGCACATGGCGATGAATGCCGCCGCCGCCGCCGCAACGGCTTGGTTAGCTGGAGTGTCATCGTTAGACATCGCGGAAGGCTTAAGCAACATGAAACCGGAGCCAGGAAGGCTTCAGCCGCTTGATTCTACTTATGGTGGTCCACTCATTCATGATGCCTACAACGCTAACCCTGTTTCTTATAAAGCCGCAATCGATGTATTGGCCGATCTCGGTGAAGATACAATATTGGTTGCCGGAGACATGGCTGAATTAGGCGACGAGTCTGATAGTCATCATCGAGCTATCGGTCAATATGCTCGGGGTAAGGTTAAACAGATTTTTACGGTAGGGCATCACGCTCACCTAATTTCGGAATCATTCGGTGGTCAGCATTTTTCGAATCACTCGGAGCTTATTGCACAGCTATCCAGTCAATTAGACAGTTCAACAGCGGTGTTGGTTAAAGGATCTCGTTCTGCAGGTATGGAACGTGTTGTAGATGTACTTAAGAGGATCAACTAA
- a CDS encoding UDP-N-acetylmuramoyl-L-alanyl-D-glutamate--2,6-diaminopimelate ligase — protein MQSMLTWLPECPALAGVQATHMTIDSREVVKNTIFVALEGFQVDGHEYIDEAIANGASAVLCEKQVDFQKSVPVCVVENLKDRLGELTHEFYGKATNQMLMVGVTGTNGKTSTCQYVAQALDYLGKRCGIIGTNGQGLWGQLSETLNTTPDVVRLHRELARQHVQGAQYCAMEVSSHGLDQGRVNGVRFSTAVFTNLSRDHLDYHKTMEAYGNAKWKLMAWPELNNAIVNVDDEWAQNHLDKVQAKKVWTYGIERQADVSATSIRAHSAGLDAKVETSLGTVELNLRLLGRFNLSNALAAFTVLLAEGIPINTAARVISNTRAVHGRMEMMRMPQAPTVVVDYAHTPDALTNALEACKEHVSGRLGVIFGCGGDRDTGKRAQMAAAAEAIADFIVVTDDNPRSESSENIINQVCEGFSQLENVTVISDRRDAILKTLDRCDKDDVILIAGKGHESYQEIEGVRHPFSDQETVQLWEETRDVE, from the coding sequence ATGCAATCGATGTTGACTTGGCTTCCTGAGTGCCCTGCATTAGCTGGCGTTCAAGCAACACACATGACGATAGACAGTCGTGAAGTGGTAAAAAACACAATCTTTGTCGCGCTTGAAGGTTTCCAAGTAGATGGTCACGAGTATATCGATGAGGCCATTGCGAATGGAGCCAGTGCGGTTTTATGTGAAAAACAAGTAGATTTTCAAAAATCTGTTCCTGTGTGTGTGGTTGAAAACCTAAAAGATCGATTAGGTGAATTGACTCACGAATTTTACGGCAAAGCGACCAACCAGATGTTGATGGTGGGCGTTACCGGAACCAATGGTAAAACATCTACCTGCCAATATGTTGCGCAAGCGCTTGATTATTTAGGAAAGCGTTGTGGAATCATTGGTACTAATGGTCAAGGTCTTTGGGGTCAGCTCTCTGAAACTTTAAATACAACGCCGGATGTAGTGCGGCTGCATCGTGAATTAGCTCGCCAGCATGTTCAAGGTGCTCAGTATTGTGCGATGGAAGTATCTTCACACGGATTAGACCAAGGCCGAGTTAATGGCGTTCGTTTTTCAACGGCTGTTTTTACAAATCTAAGCCGTGATCACCTTGATTATCATAAAACCATGGAAGCCTACGGAAACGCCAAATGGAAATTGATGGCTTGGCCGGAATTAAATAATGCCATTGTTAATGTGGACGACGAGTGGGCGCAAAATCACCTCGATAAGGTTCAAGCCAAGAAAGTTTGGACCTACGGAATAGAGCGCCAGGCCGACGTAAGTGCCACTTCAATCAGAGCGCATTCGGCTGGGTTAGATGCCAAGGTAGAAACCTCGCTTGGAACGGTTGAATTAAATTTAAGGTTGCTTGGGCGGTTTAACCTGAGCAATGCATTAGCCGCATTTACAGTGTTACTTGCAGAAGGTATTCCAATTAACACAGCAGCTCGTGTAATTTCAAATACACGCGCGGTTCATGGTCGTATGGAAATGATGCGCATGCCCCAGGCACCCACCGTGGTTGTTGATTATGCGCATACGCCTGATGCATTAACGAATGCATTGGAAGCGTGTAAAGAACATGTCTCTGGAAGATTAGGCGTTATCTTTGGATGTGGCGGAGATAGAGATACTGGGAAACGGGCTCAAATGGCAGCCGCTGCTGAGGCTATTGCCGATTTTATAGTGGTTACCGATGACAACCCGCGGTCTGAATCTTCAGAAAACATTATAAATCAAGTTTGCGAAGGCTTTTCCCAGCTTGAAAATGTAACCGTTATATCTGATAGAAGAGACGCCATTTTAAAAACACTAGATCGATGCGATAAAGACGACGTTATTTTGATTGCTGGTAAAGGTCATGAAAGTTACCAAGAAATAGAAGGTGTACGTCACCCGTTTTCAGATCAAGAAACAGTGCAGCTCTGGGAGGAAACACGAGATGTGGAGTAA
- a CDS encoding peptidoglycan D,D-transpeptidase FtsI family protein produces MGTTNMVQNRWRYVTAQIVLLALLVALVWRVVYLQVLQKDFLISEGSSRWQRVEVINAPRGMLTDRNGEPLAVSTPVISIWADPREINLDDIPTLAKAVGVPAKVLKTRATQHKAFMYVKRHMTPDAANRIIELNIPGVYGQSEYKRYYPAGEVVSHVVGFTDIDDQGQEGVELAFNAHLQAESGKKQVVRDLLGRSVRDVGEITAAQPGKNLSLTVDVRLQYLAYRELKQAIASFGAKSGSVVVMDVETGEILALVNQPGYNPNDRSSLNPVALRNRAVTDLVEPGSVMKPITMAIALEAGLLNKNTKINTSPGYMKLGRFSIRDFRNYGTLTATEVIQKSSNVGIARLSADIPKQQFWQTLYDFGLGDAIGLGYPGEATGSIPSPLNWDKVTQGALSYGYGMAITPLHIAQAFATLANDGERVYAKLIKDSPTPDYALQVVSPSTARTVIDMMKTVVEPGGTARRANLDWYSVAGKTGTSHKVGAAGYEDSKYLSSFVGVAPADNPKIVTVVVINEPPEDKYYGGEVAAPIFKGFMQQALPLLGIEPDKSPLLAKGGQ; encoded by the coding sequence ATGGGAACCACTAATATGGTGCAAAACCGATGGAGATACGTGACAGCGCAAATCGTGTTGCTGGCCTTGCTAGTAGCGCTGGTTTGGCGTGTCGTGTATTTACAGGTTTTGCAAAAAGATTTCCTCATTTCTGAAGGCTCGTCGCGCTGGCAGAGAGTAGAGGTTATTAATGCTCCGCGAGGCATGTTGACAGACCGTAATGGTGAGCCCTTGGCCGTCAGTACGCCGGTTATTTCTATTTGGGCTGACCCGCGCGAAATTAATCTAGATGATATTCCGACATTAGCAAAAGCCGTGGGTGTCCCAGCTAAAGTGCTGAAAACTCGAGCCACGCAGCACAAAGCATTCATGTATGTTAAGCGCCACATGACGCCTGATGCGGCGAATCGCATTATTGAGCTGAACATTCCTGGGGTCTATGGCCAATCGGAGTACAAGCGCTACTATCCGGCCGGGGAAGTTGTTTCTCATGTTGTTGGGTTTACCGATATTGATGATCAAGGGCAAGAAGGTGTTGAGCTTGCTTTTAATGCGCACTTACAAGCTGAGTCAGGTAAAAAGCAAGTGGTTCGTGATTTGCTCGGTCGATCTGTACGCGATGTTGGAGAAATTACGGCGGCTCAACCCGGTAAAAATTTAAGTTTAACGGTAGATGTGCGTTTGCAATATTTAGCTTACCGAGAACTGAAGCAAGCCATCGCAAGTTTTGGTGCTAAGTCGGGTTCTGTTGTAGTGATGGATGTTGAGACAGGTGAGATTTTAGCGCTCGTTAATCAGCCGGGTTACAACCCGAATGATAGATCTTCATTAAACCCGGTTGCATTACGCAATCGTGCAGTAACTGATTTAGTTGAGCCTGGGTCGGTGATGAAGCCAATCACTATGGCCATTGCGCTTGAAGCGGGTTTACTGAATAAAAACACAAAAATAAATACCAGCCCTGGATACATGAAATTGGGACGGTTCTCTATTCGAGATTTTCGTAACTATGGCACGCTAACCGCAACCGAAGTTATTCAAAAATCCAGTAACGTTGGCATTGCAAGGTTGTCAGCCGACATACCAAAGCAACAATTCTGGCAAACACTTTATGATTTCGGGTTAGGTGATGCCATTGGTTTAGGTTACCCAGGGGAAGCGACAGGCTCGATTCCGAGCCCTTTGAATTGGGATAAGGTAACCCAAGGTGCACTTTCATACGGCTATGGTATGGCGATAACGCCATTACATATTGCTCAAGCGTTTGCGACCTTAGCAAATGACGGTGAGCGTGTTTATGCCAAATTAATTAAAGATTCTCCAACTCCAGATTACGCATTGCAGGTGGTTTCGCCCTCAACGGCTAGAACAGTTATTGATATGATGAAAACCGTGGTCGAACCCGGCGGTACCGCTCGTCGAGCGAATTTAGATTGGTATAGCGTAGCGGGGAAAACCGGAACTTCACATAAAGTTGGCGCTGCAGGGTATGAAGATTCGAAATACTTATCTTCATTTGTGGGCGTCGCACCAGCAGATAACCCAAAAATTGTGACTGTAGTTGTGATAAACGAACCACCAGAAGATAAATATTACGGAGGTGAAGTGGCGGCTCCTATTTTTAAAGGTTTTATGCAGCAAGCTTTACCTTTGTTAGGCATAGAGCCTGATAAATCTCCCTTATTAGCTAAAGGAGGCCAGTAA